Genomic window (Primulina eburnea isolate SZY01 chromosome 8, ASM2296580v1, whole genome shotgun sequence):
GAATCAAGAAAAATATGAAACTAGACTCTTAGGATATGTAAAAACCTccctaaaatattaaataacatAGTCGAATGCTAATTAAGTGGTTCGCAAACTTGCTGGTAGCATTATCCCATGTTTAAGGAAAAAGAACCAAACTCAACATGTTCCTGTTAAAGAGAATTAATTTGCAATTTGACTTTGGAATATGGAGTCTATGCTTTGGGAGGATGAAGAGCTCTTAGAAATAGATGAATCTCCTAGAATGTTTCAAGGCTTCAATAATCTTACACCTCTTTGTATCCAAATCAGTCCAGGGATTTCTCCTAAAATATATACGTATGTGCTTGTCGTCGAGGTGGAGAAAGGTgcagaaaacacaagtaaaAAAAATACTAGCAACCAAAAAATGTGCTAAAGtttatcaataaaataaaatttcttccTACCATTGCTTCGAAAATCCGAACCCAAAATTTCCTTATATCCTACATCTAACACTTCATGCTATGAACTGAGATCATCCACCAATGCAAGAACGTTATTCCATCCTACCCGCAAGTTGAACACGATTGAACTAGGTGCTTTCATTTTTAAGCCATTTTACGGAAATCAAAACTTGAAATAGACTTTGACGTGCAATGTTTTTTTCTTCTTCCCATAAACAGAGCGTTCAGCAGTCGGATCGGTAATAAATTGGAAAATATTTGGTTTTATAAAATGCTTCACACATGGTTCTAAAACACTAATGGTAAATGCTTTTAAACACCACACAATATCAGGTTTTAAAAGGTAGCTTCCGGGGTAGACCCAGAAACCTTTGGAAGAGATGGCGGACAAAGCAGAGGAAGGCAATATGATGTGATATGCGCTAATAGGCTCCACCCCTGACTGTTTTTCATTTACATGGACCAAGAAATtttaacacaattctgaaaaAAGAGCACcctaatatgattttttttaaaaaaaatcagatgCCGGATGTCAAAATTCGTTAGCCTGGCCTACTCCATATAGATTTCAGGTCCACTACCCAGTAAATCACCCTTCCAACAGATTGCCTAGGTCCTGCATACGCTTCTCATTCATGTTCATTATGCGCATATATATTACTTAAAATTAAATTGGACTTTCAAAGGAAAGCTTCAGAATTTCTACAATCACATAAGTTATCAGATATCAAGAAGCATCCTCAATCCAATTGCACCTGTAGGAGCACTTGTAGTTTCCACAGCGGAATCCAATACCATCGGGGCATACATGAAGCAATCACATTTCAAATACTTGTCACGTTTCTTAGTGGGTTCACCCAATCTTTCAcctacaacaacaacaacaacaacaaaaacattACAGCGAAAACAGAAACTGAACCGAAGCAAAAAAGGGAGCAAGATTCAGCATCTTTACCCAATGAAGCGGGTGAAAATGTGGCAGACGATTGAGGAGAAATCAAGGGCGAAAACATATAGGTGTCCGATTTCATGTAGTTCAAGAATTTCCGGAAAACAGTTCTCAGTCTTCTTCTTTTGTTGCTACGCTTGATGGGTTTCTTGGCATAGGACGCAACTTTCATGGTCATCGTTAAAGAACACAAAACACCAACTTGGGTTGCTTCGCAGTCACAGAAGTTCGAGAGGAATGGAAGACAAACGAGGAACAAGGAATGGGAAATAATCTTTGTATGGAGGCGGTTGTTGACATGTGTTCAGTGGACAACGTTTTACGTTGTACGGTTGACAGGTGCCTCGAAACTTTTATTTGACCATTTATTAATTGGCACATGATACTGCCATTTGTCCTTTcagaaaaaaataccacaaattataaatttaataaaaaaaaactatcgaattttttttttttggaatg
Coding sequences:
- the LOC140839437 gene encoding uncharacterized protein isoform X2; its protein translation is MTMKVASYAKKPIKRSNKRRRLRTVFRKFLNYMKSDTYMFSPLISPQSSATFSPASLGERLGEPTKKRDKYLKCDCFMYAPMVLDSAVETTSAPTGVHSHRKEDPSVRCDLIGKSSDKTMLDIGNGMDSLRENVRDDSYASTRRIAIKRALAPKERVKHGVHQNCRPMSVPGKGLFQKETHKIAIERTHA